The sequence AACTGACTGAGCGCTTGCTCAGCGGCCACCGGGACCAGGTAGCTCTCCACCTGTCGCGGCAGCATCATCCCGCCCGGCTTGAGGAACCGGCTGCGGGCGTCGTCCAGGATCACCGGTGCGTTCTCGTTGTCCGCGAGGTTGCCGAGGATCTCGGAGACCACCAGGTCCACCCGCTCGGGCAGCTCCAGGTCGAAGGAGAGCCCGTGCAACGGGACGAAGCGGTCACCGAAGCCGGCCGCCGCCAGGTTCTCGGCGGCCTGGTCGAGGACCGACTTGTTGAGGTCGATCCCGTAGACCCGGGCGGCGCCGGCCTCCAGTGCCCAACGAGCCAGGATCCCGGTGCCGGTGCCCAGGTCCAGTACGGTGTCGCCCGGGCGGACCGCCTCGGTGATGGCGGCCTGGTAGGCGGTCATCCGCAGCCGGTCGCCGAGCATCAGATCGTGAAAGCTGTCGTCCCACTGCAGCAGCCGCTCGGAAGCGGGCAGCCAGACCTGCTCCACCTGGTAGCTCACTGGGCGCCTCCACTCTGATGCACGGTTGTCTGATGCACGGTCAGCGGATCGGTGGTGGGCCCCGCCACCGGGCAACCGGTGGCGAGGTCGAAGGTGGTGCGGTGCAGCGGGCAGGTGATCCGCAGGGTGCGGGCGTTGACGTAGCCGTGCACCAGGCGGCCCTTGCGATGCGGGCAGGCGGCGTCGATCACGAACTCCCGGCCGGCGACCCGCACCCGCAGGCGCTCGCCGCCGTCCAGCTCGGTGAGGACGGGATCGCCGGCGGGGTCGCTGAGCAAGCGCTCAGTCAGCTGGGCGGGCTCTCTGAGCGAGCGCTCAGTCACTTCGGCGGGGTCGCTGAGCAAGCGCTCAGTCACCTCAGCAGGCTCACCGAGCAAGCGCTCAGCCACCTCGGCGGACTCCCCGAGCAAGCGCTCAGTCACCTCGGGGGACTCGCTGAGCGAGCGCTCAGTCACCTCGGGGGACTCGCTGAGCAAGCGCTCAGTCATACCTTCACCCGCCGGGCCCGCTCGACCGCCGCCTCGAAGGCGGTGCCGAGCAGCTCGGACAGGAGCAGCGCCCCCACCCACAGCTTGCCCGCGTCCAACCCGCGCGCCGCCTCCAGCTCGCGGATCGCCACCTGCATCTCCTCCCGGTGGAAGGTGTCGATGTGCAGGTGCTCGGTGTAGTACCGCCCGTGCGCCAGCCCGAGCCGCTCGCAGGCCCGGGCCTGCACGGTGAAGGCGTCCGGAATGCTGGCCTCGAGGTAGGCCAGCGCACCGAGGAAGTACTCCACCGCCGGCGCCCGCTGGGTGAGCCAGTAGAAGACGTTGAGGAAGCCGAAGGTCTCCTCGGAGGTGGTGTCCAGGAAGCTCTCCAGCTCCTGCGGCAGGCCGAGTTCGGCCAGCAGGTCGAGGTAGAGCTGCGAGTGGGTCTGCCGAAGGTTGCCGCAGCCGAACTCGTCGATCAGCACCCGCATCACCGCCATCTGCGCGCGGATCGGCAGCCGGGGCACGGCGGGGAAGAAGTTCTGCGCCTCGGTCAGCCCGTCCAGTGCGAACTCCCGTACCACGGCGGCGAACTGTTCGCGGTCGGCCTGTTCGGCCAGGTACTCGCCGGCCGGCGTGCCCGGCCGCTCGGCGGCCAACAGGCCGTCCAGCGCGGCCAGCCACTGGGCCCTGCTGGTCACCTCAGGACCGATGGCCTGGGCGAGTTGGCAGATCTTGGGCACGATCCACTGCCGTTCCAGCTCGAGGATCGCGGTCAGCCCGGCCACGCTGGGCAGTTCGCGGTTGAGCAGGAAGAGCCGTCGCATCGGCCGCTCGGTCACCGTCCCCGTCTGCGGCTCCGGCTCGACCACCGTCACGGTGCCTCACCGCCGTCGGCGGCGGTGAGCTCCGCACAGGTCAGATCGGCCACCGTGTACTCGGTGCTGAGCACGCCCCGGCCGGCCAGCGCCGTCTTCAACGGCCGGTACCAGTCGTCGCGGTCCAGCTCGTACCGGTCGCAGTGCGCCGCCAGTTCGGCCGCCATGGCCTGCCTGGCCGCCGGTGGGGCGTCGAACAGCCGGGCGCAGAAGGCGGGTTCGACATTGGCCAGGGCGACCACATAGCCGTCCACCGGGCCCGAGTCGAGCAGCAGTCGCTCCATGCCCTGGCAGACCGGGACACCGGGAGCCGCCTCGATCAGTCGGCGGATCGCAGCCGGGTCGTCGGAGGACTCCTTGACCCCGACCACATTGGGCAGCCGGCAGATCCGTAGCAGGGTGGACAGTTCGGTGGTGTTGTTGGAGAGCGCGCTCTCGTTGTAGACGATCACCGGCAGGCCGGCCTCGGCACTCAGGATCTCGAAGTGCCGGTAGGCGGCCTGCTGGCTGACCTGCGGCCCGTAGGGGGTGGTGGCGACAACCGCCGCCGCACCCAACTCCCGGGCCTCGAGGGCCAGATCGAGGACCTGGCGGGTGGTCGCCCGCTGGATTCCGGCCAGCACCGGCACTCCGTCGGCGTGCCGGAGGGTGGCGGCCAGCATGGCCAGCCACTGACTGTCCGTCAGGGCCCAGCCCTCGCCGGTGCTCAGGTTCGCCAGCAGCGCGCGGACGTGCTCGCGCACCGAGCCGACCAGCCGGGCGACGTCCTGCTCGGCCACCGCACCGCCGGGGGTCAGCGGCGTCACCAGGGCGGCGGTCACTCCACGGATCATGTCCTACTCCTCTCCAGTCACAACGCCGTGGGAGCCAGGCGCAGGGCCAGCGACTGCTGGTAGAGCCGCTCCAGCGGTTGGGGGAAGCTCGGCTCGGCAGCCGGCTCCGGGGTTGGTTGAACGGCCTGGGCCGGCAGTTCGGGTCGTCCGAGGAGGCGGGAGCTCACCGTACGCAGCACCCCGCCGCGGTTGATCACCATGCCCAGGGCCAGCCGCTCGTGGGTTGCCAGCTCGCCGTACTTCGCGCTGTCGGGAGCGTGGCGCAGGTCGTCCTCGGTGTAGCCGGTCCGGTCGATCGCCATCACGGTGTGCAGGAAGTCCATGAACGGGTAGTAGGCGTCCTGCACTTCGCGCGAGAACTGCCAGACCAGGTCGTCGCAGCGGCCGACCTGCTCCAGGCTCATCGTCACCCGCCCGGCCAGCCGGGCGACGAAGAAGGCCTTGCAGGCCACCCGGACGCTCTCCTCGGCACTGTTCATGCCGAGGAAGAGCGTCGCGTCGACGAACTCGACTGCCGCCGGTTCAGGCGACATTGCGGTCCAGCACCTGACGGGTGATGTCCATCGCCTCGGCGAACATCTCGGGGTCGCGGGCCAGCGCGAAGCGGATGTAGGCGTCGCCGCGGCTCGGCTCGCTCCAGTAGAAGTACCGGCCGGGCAGCACGTAGACGCCCTCGACGTAGAGCAGGCGCTGCAGGTCGGTGGCGGTCAGCAGCGGGTGGTTGACCTTGGCCCAGGCCACGCTCACCTTCACGGCCGGCTCCTGGTACTGCAGGATGGTGCCGTCCAGGGTCTTCCGTACCTGGTCCCGGTTGCGGTTCAACACATCGCGTACCGATGCGAGTTGCTCGTGCCGGGCGTCCTCCAGGTAGTGCGCCAGCATGTTCAGGGTGAACGGCGAGACGTTGAGCAGCACGCTGGTGTGCAGGTTGTACACGGCCTCGCGGATGTCGTCGCTGGAGGTGATCATCGCGCACTTGGCGTCCTGCACCGGCCAGGTCTTCCCGGTGTCCTCGATCGCCAGGTAGGTCACCCCCGAGCTCTCCAGCAGCTCGTAGACGTCGAAGCGGGTGGCCTCGGAGTCGAACAGCGTGAAGGAGGCGAAGCAGAAGTCGATCACCAGGACCTTGTGGTGGTCCTTGCAGAAGCGGACCACCTCCTCGAAGCCGCGCCGCCCGAACTGCAGCAGGCTGAAGCCGGTGGGGTTGTTGGGGTCGACCAGGAAGAGCGCGTCGGTGCGGACCCGGCGCTTGAGCTCGCTGTAGATCCGGTCCGGGTCGTGCAGCGCGGACTCGTCCAGCGGGTAGGCGGCCACGCCGAGGTTGGCCAGCACGTCGTGCAGGTTGTCGAAACAGGGCTCGATCAGCGTCACGGCCATCCGGCGCTGCTTGAGGAACATGCCGGCCACCATCGTGGAGATCGAGGCGGCGTAGGAGAGCATGGTCTTGTTGCGGGCGAGCGCCGTGGGCTGGCGGTGCAGGCGGAAGAACGCCTCGGTGAACCGCTGCTCGTAGTGGGCCTGCAGGCCCTCCTCGGCCTGGTACCACAGCTTCGGCAACGAGGCCACGATCTCGCGCTGACGCGGCGACTGCTGCTGGTGGGTGTGCGCGTCGGCCAGGTTGTACCTGGTGCGCAGCGCCTCGATCTCGTGCTGGGTCAGATCGAGCAGATCGACGGCCGGGTCGACGGCCGAATCGATCGCGGTCTGGCTCTGGTTCGGGTTCATAGGGGCCTCCTGTCACCCGTGGGTGGACGGGTGAACGTGGCACCCGCGGGTGGGCGGGTGGGCTGCATGGAACGCGAAGGTGAGGGTGGAGCAGAGGAGAGAGGTGGTGAGGAGAAACGGACCATGGTCCGGTCCTGCGGAAATATAGGCAGACGCGTTCGAGCCGGACAAGCGCGTACAACTGCGGATCCGTCAGGTCGGCCGATGGACAACGTCACCTAGGATGACCGGCATGAATCCGGCACGAACCAGCAGCGTGCCCGTCGACCTCGGGCCCCGTCCGCCACGGGAGCGGTCCGATGCCGCGCGCAATCGCGGCCGCATTCTGGTGGTGGCCGCGCGTCTGTTCGCCGAGCAGGGCGTGGGCGCGGTCTCGCTGGACGCGATCGCGACCGCGGCAGGAGTCGGCAAGGGCACGCTCTTTCGCCGCTTCGGCAGCAAGGCGGGGCTGGCGGCCGCCCTGCTGGACGCCGAGGACCGGGCGCTGCAGGAACGCATCCTGTTCGGACCGCCGCCGCTCGGCCCGGGGGCCGACGCGGCCACCCGGATCATCGCGTTCTTCGACGCCTATCTCGAACTGCTGGAACGCAACCTCGAGTTGATTCGCCTCTCGGAGACCGCGGCACCCGGCGCGCGGTATCGGGTGGGCTCCTACCAGCTGTGGCGCCAGCACCTGTCGATGCTGCTCGCGGAGTCCTGTCCCGGGCTGGACACCGAGGTGACGGCCCATCTGCTGCTGGCCCCGGTGGCCGGCGAGCTGCACCACGCGCTGCGCTCGGCCGAGGTGACGCCGGAACGGATCCGCTCCTCGGTAGCACTGTTGGTGCGGGGCGTCATCGCCAGTTGAACACGCGCTCGCAGGCGTGTACGGGTGCTGGCAGGCGTGCGGACGTAACCGCAGGCGTGTACGGGTGCTGGCAGGCGTGCGGACGTAACCGCAGGCGCGCACGGGTGCTTGCAGACGTGCAGACGTGCTCGTAGACGTGTGGGGTGGTCCGTCCAACGACGGGCCACCCCACACAGTCATGACCGACGCCCCGAGCCTGCGGGGTCAGGCCTGCCGGACCGCCTCGAGCTCCAGCACCAGCTCGATCTCCTTGGAGACCAGCAGGCCACCGGACTCCAGCAGCATGTTCCAGGTCAGGCCCCAGTCCTCGCGGTTGAGCTTGCCGCGGGCCGAGAAGACGATCCGGTCGTTCTCCCACGGGTCCCGGGCGTAGCCGAGGTAGTCGATGTTCAGCGTGACCGGGTGGGTCACGTCCTTGATCGTCAGATCCCCGACGGCCGTCCCGCCGGTGCCCTCCCAGCTGACCGAGGTCGAGCTGAAGACGGCCTGCGGGTACTTCTCGGCCTCGAAGAAGTCCGCCGACTTCAGGTGCTCGTCACGCGCCTGGTCACCGGTCTCCAGACTGGTGATGTCGATCACGGCGGTGACGCTGCTCTCGGCCGGGACCTCGCCGATCACGATGGTGGCGTCCACGCCGCGGAAGCGGCCGCGGACCTTGGTCAGCATGAAGTGGCGGCCGACGAAGCCGACCTCGGCGTGGCCGGGGTCCAGCTTCCACTCCCCCGCCGCCGGCAGCTCGACGCCGCCGAGCGTGCGGGTGGGCGCGTTCTCGATGGTCATGTGGGTACTTCTCCTCGTCAGAAGGCGGACTCGGAATCCGGGCTCGAGCGCCAGTGGACTCAGGCGCCGGTCTCGGTCGCCAGGCCGGCCTCGACCCAGTCCTCCTTGCCGGCGGCGTACTTGTAGACCTTGGTGTAGCCGAGCTCGATCAGCCGGTCGGCCGCGACACCGGAGTTGCTGCACGCGGTGTTGGAGCAGTAGACGACGATCTCGGCGTCCTTGTCGGTGAGCCGCTCGGCGGCGATCTTGTCCAGGTCGTCCAGCGGCAGGTTGAGCGCACCGGGGATGTGCTTGTCCTCGAAGTAGGAGGCCGGCAGCGCCTCCAGCACGGTGGCACCGTCCTGGATCTTCTTCTGGACCTCGTCGCGCTCGATGGTGGTAGCCATGCGGGTGATCTCCCTCGGAACGAATCTGTGCGGGTGCACACACTCTAAAATGTGTGTGCGCCCGCACGCAAGTCCCGATAGACTCTTCCCCGTGAGCAAAGGTGATGAAGGACTTGAAGCGTGGCGAGCCATGCTGCTCGCGCACAGCGCGGCCCTACGGGCCATTGAGGCCGACGTCCAGCGAGGCGGCTCGATCCCGCTGACCTGGTACGACGTGCTGCTCGAGCTACGCGCCGCCGGCCCGGGCGGCCTGCGCATGCAGGAGCTCTCCGACCGTGTGGTGCTCAGTCGTACCCGGGTGAGCCGCCTGGTGGACGAGATGGCCAAGCAGGATCTGGTCCAGAAGTCCCCCGACGCCAACGACAAGCGTGTGGTCTGGGCGAGCATCACCGCAGCCGGTGAGCAGGCCTTCCGCGAGACCGCGCCCGTCTATGTCCGCGGCATCCGGCAGCACTTCTCCTCCTTCCTCACCGAGGACGAGACCGAGGTCGTGGCCAAGGCCCTGCTCAAGGTCGCCCACGGTCACCAGCCCGAGGTCCGCTGGGGTCGCTGACGCCCGTACCCGGCGCCGCCTACTCGACGAAGTTCGCCGGAGGCGGCGCCGGGCGGTCGAAGAGCCCGGAGTCCTGGTGCTTGAGCTGCTGGTCGAAGAACCCGGCCAGATAGCCGCGTTCCAGGGCGATGGTGGCGCACGGCTCAGCGGTGCCCAGGTGCTCGGCGAGGAAGCCGTCCGGCAGCGGGGTCTGACGGGCGATCTGCGGCAGGAGGCTCTCGGCGTCGGTCAGTGCGCCGTGCTTGGCGGTGGGCAGGTTGAGGTCCCGCGTCCACCCCTGGGTGCGGTCCCAGAAGGCGCTCCACGCGGCCACGGTGTGGTGGGTGTTGGTCTGGCTGCCGATCAGCAGCAGTGGGCGGTCCAGCCCGTCCGCGGCGACCGGGGCGAGGTCGGTACCGCTCTCCAACTGGTTGTTGCCGAGCGGGCCGTCCATGTTGACGCCGGCCTTGATCCGGTCGTCGTCGTGCATCGCCTCGGCGGCGGTGAAGCCACCTGCGGAGTGGCCGAACATGCCGATGGTGCCGGTGTCGGCCGCCTGGGCCAGCCCCGACGGCAGCGTCCCCGGTGTGCGGAGCTGGTCCAGCACGAAGCGGGTGTCGGCGACCCGGGTGTCCAACACCTTCTGCAGCAGCTCCTTCAGGGTGCCGTTCTGGACGGCCTGCCCGATCACCTCGTCGGTCAGCACCCCGGTGCGCACCGAGCCGTCGGGGAACTGGACGCCGGGCGACTCGTAGGTGTGGTCGATGGTCACCACCACATAGCCCCGACTCGCCAAGTCCTCCACCAGGGTGGTGTCCCAGTTGCGCGGATCACCGCCGCCCGGCGAGTAGAGCAGCACCGGGAACGGGCCGCGCCGGGTGTCGGCCGGGGCGCCCTGGTGGGCGTGGGTGCGGGTGGCGGCCCAGTCGACCGTGCCGACCGGGACCGAGTAGTTCCGCAACCCGGTGTACGCGTCGAAGGCGGCGGCCTCCCCCGGGGTGAACTGCGGGGCGAGCGGATACCGCTGGGTGTGCACGGCGGGGTAGACCACACTGACCATCAACTCGCGGTGCGGCACGGTACTCACCCAGGGGTCGGCACGGGAGCCGTCGACCAGGTGCAGCGAGACCGTGCCGAGCGGGTACCGGCCGGTGGGGTCCGGGAGTGTGAGGTGCGCCCGCTGGGCCGTCACCGGACCGGCGGGCGCGGCGAAGGCCGGGGTGGCGGCGCTGCCGAGCAGTGCGGCTGCCAGCACCGCGGCGGCCGTGGGAAGGATGCGCTTACGGATCGTCATGGCACCAGTGTGCTGACGTCGCGTCAGCGAAACGATCGTGCCAGCACGAGAGTCGCGGGTTCGGTTTACCCCACCCCCGCTCAGCGCAGCACCGCCTCCACCAGGTCGGCCCCCAGCCGGGCGCTGGTGGACAGGTCGAGCGCGTAGAGCACGTAGCGGCCGCGCCGGCGGGTGGTCAGCAGGCCGGCCTTGCGCAGCACGGCCAGGTGGCGGGAGACCTCGGGGGCGGTGAGGTTCCAGGCGGCGGCCAGCTCACCGGTGGTGGACGGGCCGCGGGCGATGGTGCGGGCCAGCCGCAGTCGAACGGGATGGGCCAGTGCCTCCAGCCGTTGCTGGATCAGCGCCAGCGAGACCGGCTCGGCCAGTCCGGCCTCGGCGACGGGGTACTGCACCACCGGACGCCAGCCACGGGCGTGCACCACCACCAGGTGCGGGCGGCCGAAGACGGTGGGGATGAAAGTGGCGCCGCCGGCGCGGGTGGCGCTCACCGCGTTGTCCTGCAGCTTGTCCACCACGATCCGGCGGCCGCCGCTCCCGTCCAGCTCCAGCGTGACGGCCGATGAGATCGCCGCCAGCGCCTGGCCGGCCCCGTGCCGGGCCAGCAGGTCGGCCTTCTGTCGGGCGTCGGCGGCCAGCGTGGGCACGATCTGACGCCAGGTCTCGGCGAAGAACGCCTGCTCGCAGTCCTCCAACAGCCGCCGGACCAGGGCCCGGACGGCCGGCGGGTCGGCCAGCAGCCGTTCGGTGAAGGCGGCCTGCCGCGGGCCCCGGGCCAGCGCCAGCTCCCGGGCCCGCTCCCGGGCGGGCCCGTCGGTCAGCGGTGAGGCGGCCGGCCGGTAGCTGAGCCGGGCGGAGCCGCAGGTGGTGATCAGCGCGGCCGCGACGTACCGCTCGTCGTCCAGCCGGTCGACGGCGTCCAGCTCCTCGGCGAAGGTGGCGCCAGGGCGGGC is a genomic window of Kitasatospora azatica KCTC 9699 containing:
- a CDS encoding Rieske (2Fe-2S) protein, giving the protein MTERLLSESPEVTERSLSESPEVTERLLGESAEVAERLLGEPAEVTERLLSDPAEVTERSLREPAQLTERLLSDPAGDPVLTELDGGERLRVRVAGREFVIDAACPHRKGRLVHGYVNARTLRITCPLHRTTFDLATGCPVAGPTTDPLTVHQTTVHQSGGAQ
- a CDS encoding iron-containing redox enzyme family protein, with the translated sequence MTVVEPEPQTGTVTERPMRRLFLLNRELPSVAGLTAILELERQWIVPKICQLAQAIGPEVTSRAQWLAALDGLLAAERPGTPAGEYLAEQADREQFAAVVREFALDGLTEAQNFFPAVPRLPIRAQMAVMRVLIDEFGCGNLRQTHSQLYLDLLAELGLPQELESFLDTTSEETFGFLNVFYWLTQRAPAVEYFLGALAYLEASIPDAFTVQARACERLGLAHGRYYTEHLHIDTFHREEMQVAIRELEAARGLDAGKLWVGALLLSELLGTAFEAAVERARRVKV
- a CDS encoding dihydrodipicolinate synthase family protein — its product is MIRGVTAALVTPLTPGGAVAEQDVARLVGSVREHVRALLANLSTGEGWALTDSQWLAMLAATLRHADGVPVLAGIQRATTRQVLDLALEARELGAAAVVATTPYGPQVSQQAAYRHFEILSAEAGLPVIVYNESALSNNTTELSTLLRICRLPNVVGVKESSDDPAAIRRLIEAAPGVPVCQGMERLLLDSGPVDGYVVALANVEPAFCARLFDAPPAARQAMAAELAAHCDRYELDRDDWYRPLKTALAGRGVLSTEYTVADLTCAELTAADGGEAP
- a CDS encoding DUF6190 family protein, translated to MSPEPAAVEFVDATLFLGMNSAEESVRVACKAFFVARLAGRVTMSLEQVGRCDDLVWQFSREVQDAYYPFMDFLHTVMAIDRTGYTEDDLRHAPDSAKYGELATHERLALGMVINRGGVLRTVSSRLLGRPELPAQAVQPTPEPAAEPSFPQPLERLYQQSLALRLAPTAL
- a CDS encoding pyridoxal phosphate-dependent aminotransferase, which codes for MNPNQSQTAIDSAVDPAVDLLDLTQHEIEALRTRYNLADAHTHQQQSPRQREIVASLPKLWYQAEEGLQAHYEQRFTEAFFRLHRQPTALARNKTMLSYAASISTMVAGMFLKQRRMAVTLIEPCFDNLHDVLANLGVAAYPLDESALHDPDRIYSELKRRVRTDALFLVDPNNPTGFSLLQFGRRGFEEVVRFCKDHHKVLVIDFCFASFTLFDSEATRFDVYELLESSGVTYLAIEDTGKTWPVQDAKCAMITSSDDIREAVYNLHTSVLLNVSPFTLNMLAHYLEDARHEQLASVRDVLNRNRDQVRKTLDGTILQYQEPAVKVSVAWAKVNHPLLTATDLQRLLYVEGVYVLPGRYFYWSEPSRGDAYIRFALARDPEMFAEAMDITRQVLDRNVA
- a CDS encoding TetR/AcrR family transcriptional regulator, coding for MNPARTSSVPVDLGPRPPRERSDAARNRGRILVVAARLFAEQGVGAVSLDAIATAAGVGKGTLFRRFGSKAGLAAALLDAEDRALQERILFGPPPLGPGADAATRIIAFFDAYLELLERNLELIRLSETAAPGARYRVGSYQLWRQHLSMLLAESCPGLDTEVTAHLLLAPVAGELHHALRSAEVTPERIRSSVALLVRGVIAS
- a CDS encoding YceI family protein, producing the protein MTIENAPTRTLGGVELPAAGEWKLDPGHAEVGFVGRHFMLTKVRGRFRGVDATIVIGEVPAESSVTAVIDITSLETGDQARDEHLKSADFFEAEKYPQAVFSSTSVSWEGTGGTAVGDLTIKDVTHPVTLNIDYLGYARDPWENDRIVFSARGKLNREDWGLTWNMLLESGGLLVSKEIELVLELEAVRQA
- a CDS encoding rhodanese-like domain-containing protein produces the protein MATTIERDEVQKKIQDGATVLEALPASYFEDKHIPGALNLPLDDLDKIAAERLTDKDAEIVVYCSNTACSNSGVAADRLIELGYTKVYKYAAGKEDWVEAGLATETGA
- a CDS encoding MarR family winged helix-turn-helix transcriptional regulator — protein: MSKGDEGLEAWRAMLLAHSAALRAIEADVQRGGSIPLTWYDVLLELRAAGPGGLRMQELSDRVVLSRTRVSRLVDEMAKQDLVQKSPDANDKRVVWASITAAGEQAFRETAPVYVRGIRQHFSSFLTEDETEVVAKALLKVAHGHQPEVRWGR
- a CDS encoding alpha/beta hydrolase family protein codes for the protein MTIRKRILPTAAAVLAAALLGSAATPAFAAPAGPVTAQRAHLTLPDPTGRYPLGTVSLHLVDGSRADPWVSTVPHRELMVSVVYPAVHTQRYPLAPQFTPGEAAAFDAYTGLRNYSVPVGTVDWAATRTHAHQGAPADTRRGPFPVLLYSPGGGDPRNWDTTLVEDLASRGYVVVTIDHTYESPGVQFPDGSVRTGVLTDEVIGQAVQNGTLKELLQKVLDTRVADTRFVLDQLRTPGTLPSGLAQAADTGTIGMFGHSAGGFTAAEAMHDDDRIKAGVNMDGPLGNNQLESGTDLAPVAADGLDRPLLLIGSQTNTHHTVAAWSAFWDRTQGWTRDLNLPTAKHGALTDAESLLPQIARQTPLPDGFLAEHLGTAEPCATIALERGYLAGFFDQQLKHQDSGLFDRPAPPPANFVE
- a CDS encoding DUF5937 family protein, giving the protein MSLTIDVTGLPDERLLFAPSPLAELVAVLHLLAEPGHHPTRHSWATATAGALKPELADRLDEADFLWRHSRADFLLPARPGATFAEELDAVDRLDDERYVAAALITTCGSARLSYRPAASPLTDGPARERARELALARGPRQAAFTERLLADPPAVRALVRRLLEDCEQAFFAETWRQIVPTLAADARQKADLLARHGAGQALAAISSAVTLELDGSGGRRIVVDKLQDNAVSATRAGGATFIPTVFGRPHLVVVHARGWRPVVQYPVAEAGLAEPVSLALIQQRLEALAHPVRLRLARTIARGPSTTGELAAAWNLTAPEVSRHLAVLRKAGLLTTRRRGRYVLYALDLSTSARLGADLVEAVLR